CGAAAGCACCACTGTGGGAACGCCCCAGGCCAGGACTGTGCGCGGCGGTTGGCCATAGCGCGACGAAACGGCGGCGTTGGTGGCGTAGAACAGTGCAATGCCGCCGCCGATGGCAATAGTGGAGCCCAGAGGGAGTTGCTCAAACGGTGCGGGGATGGCGGTGGCGATGCCCGCGGCGAGGGACGTGACCCCCACAATCAGTATGAATGGCAGGAACAGGGTTGTCTGCAGGATGCCGGTGAGGTCGCCCCGCTCTCGGAGGTGTTCGAGCCCGGCGGACAGGGTGCCCATCCCGTACTGGAAGAAGGCCCAGCCCAGCAGCGCGACGGTCATAAAGCCCAACGCCGCGGCCAATCCCGCGCCGGGGCTCCAATATTCGGCGGCCTCCGTGACGATGCTGAACACCGATTCGCCGAGCACAATGATGACGAACAGGCCCAGCCGTTCCCCGGCATGCTCAATGTTGATACCGGCCATGCTGCGGTCGGCCCCGAGCCGGTTGCTGTTGGCGACCATGGTCACCTCGATGGCGATCGACAGTGCCCACAGCGCGACGGCGGCCGGCAGCGGAAGGAGCGCGGCCACGAGCCAGAGGGTGGCGGTGCCGCCGTTGTAAACCCAGATCCGCCAGGACGGCTCGGGGGAATGCTCTCGGTGCTGGAGAAGCCACAACACCAGCAGCAGGATACGCAGGGCGCCGTTGGCCAGCGAAAACGCCCAGGCCCGCT
This region of Arthrobacter alpinus genomic DNA includes:
- a CDS encoding low temperature requirement protein A: MDGKSPPPPTKTRPAREPGRVHWMELFFDLVFVAFVGQLAHGIHGNPGFPEFGTFVLLFFPAWWAWVNIVSVINLLPGLTSRSLGVAMLAAMTAAALMAAAAPGAFGERAWAFSLANGALRILLLVLWLLQHREHSPEPSWRIWVYNGGTATLWLVAALLPLPAAVALWALSIAIEVTMVANSNRLGADRSMAGINIEHAGERLGLFVIIVLGESVFSIVTEAAEYWSPGAGLAAALGFMTVALLGWAFFQYGMGTLSAGLEHLRERGDLTGILQTTLFLPFILIVGVTSLAAGIATAIPAPFEQLPLGSTIAIGGGIALFYATNAAVSSRYGQPPRTVLAWGVPTVVLSLGLVPLGATQPAAVVLGLAVGLWVLVTAYVEINARRRIRSP